A stretch of DNA from Spirosoma endbachense:
CATGCTTTGACCAGGATATCGAGCGGCTTCATTCACATACGCTAAAGCTTCAACAGCAGAGTAAACGAATCCAGCGGGCTCTTGTCTTAAGCTCGCTGAATGCCTCCTAGAAAAACTTTCATCACTGTATTGTAAGCAATCTACCTGGCGCTTCAAGGCAGTATTCCTTTACACACGACAGCCTGCTATATTTTTTGGTGATGGAGTTTTTCCTATTCATGGGCTCGAAATCGGCTCCAATGGATTAGTTGCCGATACTTTTTCGCTCTTAATCAATAGGTTTGCCTCTCTTCTACGTTATTTCTTTAGCGAGGCTTCCCGCTTCACCATACCAGTATGCCACTCTATACTACCTGAAGCCCGGCCGCATCTTGTTGCAGTCGGGCCTTTCTTTAGTATAAGTGAATAACAAATGGTAGTTTCGCCTTGAAAAACAAACTCTGTTCTCCGAACAAGTTTGTTTTGGTGTGGATAGAAGCGGAAAGCCCGGCTCATTTTGAAGTCGGGCTTTTTCATTGACTATCAATCGCGGAAGTGCCCGCCAGAGTAATCTAATTTAAGATGATATGATTATTAGCTTAGCGTTTAAACAGATCAGAGCGAAAGTACTCACGACATAGGCTCTTCAGGAGATAATTTGCCCCTATTTTATTCGAAAGGAATCAACTATTTCAACAATTATAAACGATGAAACTCCGCCAGCTAAAAGTCGGGCGATATTCTTTTTATTCAACGAATAATTAACCCTGCCAGACAATAAACCTGACAGGGTAAGCCGTACGAATGGCGTCTATCTCATTATATACAGCTTCCCATTTAAAGCTACTCATCTGTAAAGAGATACTTGCTAAGGACTAATGAATTAATTAACCGGCAAATAAGCGTATTTACATATTTTCTCTAGAATAAACACCGATCCGACTTGAGCTATCCTGCATACCAGTCGTAATCTGTTTAGTCAAGTTGTTTTACGCTACTTACCAGGAGATATATCTGTTATTAAACGAAGCAATATCTAAATCTTTAGGCTTCATTGTCCTCTTTTGCCGGTTCAGTTTTTTTGACAACCAACTGATCTACTTCCAGTTCGCCAATTCGAAGTTTACGGATGTTAGCCCGTCCAATGCGTAATTGCCCAATGGCTAGTGCTCCGATAGCCAGAACTCCTACAGCTAAAGCGCCAACAGCCAGGGCTCCGATCGCCAGTTGCCCTACCCTGGCTTGTCTAATTCCACGTTTCCCAATTTGTAACGGCAATGAAAACCCTTTCTTTGACATGACTTGGTCTTATTTAGTGTTAAAATAAAGACTACTATCTGTTGTGTTTTGTTGTGCGGTATCGTTCTATTAACTGGAATAATGTTCTTTTGTGGACGTATCAGTCATTTTATTTAATGAAATCGCCTTTCCTTTATTCACCTCGTCTGCTATTTATTGCCAGCTCACCAACTTTATTGCAAGCTGAGCTAGAGGATACTTTTCAATTAGCTCAATTACTTAACGTAGATACGCCTTCTGACTGGCCGCCAGGCGAGTATGATAAAGATGCGATTCAGTTTTTTCTGGACCAACTTCTAGCAGGTGGACAGGATGCGATTGGCTGGTATGGCTGGTACGTTATTGCTTATCCCACTACGACAACACTAGCTACTTTAGTGGCTGCTGGTGGCTATTTTGGCCCACCCAGTACAGAAGGAGTACTCGAAATTGGGTATTCAGTTTCTGAGTTTTGGCGAGGGCAGGGCATAGCCA
This window harbors:
- a CDS encoding GNAT family N-acetyltransferase, which encodes MKSPFLYSPRLLFIASSPTLLQAELEDTFQLAQLLNVDTPSDWPPGEYDKDAIQFFLDQLLAGGQDAIGWYGWYVIAYPTTTTLATLVAAGGYFGPPSTEGVLEIGYSVSEFWRGQGIATEIIATLLNNGWQQTGVKRIIAHTLPTNKASIGALVKNGFYQIDSDDPEKLCFERLPIA